CAGCTTCCCTCGAGTGTGCGCGCCTTCGTGTGTGACCAGGTCCGAGTGGCGGGAGAAGCCCTCCCCACATTCTGAGCATTTATACTCGGGCTTCTCCTTGGGCTCGACCCGCTGCCTTTCCAAGTGAGATTCCTCAGAACGAGGCTCTACGGGTTCAGATACCTTCCTGGCTGATTCCACTCCTCCACAAGAGTCTGTCTCTGCAAATACCTTCCCGTTCTCAACCCTGGTCTTCTCACCTGAAACATTAAACATATATCACCAATTACTTGGTTTTTGATGCTTTGGGAAAGGAACTTGCATTTAggaggaataaatttaaaatttttttttttaacgtttattcatttttgagacagagagagacagagcatgaatgggggaaggtcagacagagagggagacacagaacctgaaacaggctccaggctctgagctgtcagcacagagcctgacgcagggctcaaactcacggaccacgagatcatgacctgagccgaagttggacgcccaaccgacggagccacccaggcgcccctaggaggaATAAATTTAAAGCAAGCCGTGTATGCTGGTAGAAATGCTGTGGTTGTGTGTGTCTGCACAGGACATACGTGCAAGGGGACACAAGAAACTGTTAACGGTGGCTGCTCGGGGGAGGATGGGGATTGTGGTAGGAGGCAGCTTATTCCCATTGGTTTGAACTTTATATGTGATATACACAGCACACAGTTAGCAAACAGGGAAACAGTCTTAAAAGGCCTGCCTATACGTTCTTCAAAATGGTTTGTCAGCTGGAGTATAAAAAAAtgaggtcagggcacctgggtggctcagttggttgagcgtccaacttcggctcaggtcatgatctcgcagttcatgagttcgaaccccgcatcgagctttgtgctgacagctcagagcctggagcctgcttcagattctgggtctccctctctccgcccctccctgctcacggtctctctccctccccctctctctctcaaaaataaacaaacatttaaaaaaaaatttttttaaagtgaggtcAACTGAGGACCTTGGGGCTCACAAGGGAAAGCACTGGAAATGAAGAAACATGGACACAGTGCCCACTGTATCACTGTTTAGCTGTGTAATCTTAGAAAGGTGATTTAAACCCTCTGGGCTCAGTGTCCTCCAGTGAATCAAAACCACTGGACCACAAGACCCTGAGGGTGACATGAAGTTGACAAAAGTGTCTTGGACTTTCCCGATACCCTTGGACAGCAGCAGCTGCCTTCCTGTGCAGTTCAACAAGACAGGGGACCTCGGTGCTGGGATAATTAGCTCACGTTTCTGGTACGTGAAAGACCGTAAGCAATGTCTGCCGATAACACCTAAGCTCAGGCTTGCAGCACAGGCGGGTGGAGAGGACAGGAGTGAGAACAAAGATGCAAAGCGAGAAGGACAGGCAGGAGCCATTGTAAGCAGCAGGAATAACCAGCCAATGCGACTTCATCAGTGTGGGCCACAGAAAGCAGCAGGCAGTGTAAGGTGAGAGCATGCGAGGGTCAGTGTGATGTGGACGACTGGTAAGGAGCCGCCAGAGACCGCGGGTCCCGTGTGGGGCAGGAAGATTCAGCGGGACAAGCCACTTTGTGTGTGTAGGCCCTCTGCAGGAGGGAGGCCgcccacaggggagggaggggttaCAGGAAGACAGGAGCGATCCTTTACCAGCCATGATATAACGACATAAGCACTAAAAAGAGGGGAATGTCTTGAAACCAGAAAGTAACTTGAACTTTGAGTGTAAAATAGCATTTTCAACAGACCCAGAGGGCAAGGAACAGCATCAAGGATCTACTGTGACTGCATTTACTTGTCGCATTTCAAATAGTGCCCATCATGGATGACAGGGCCTAAATTCATTTCCGCAAGGCTGTTCACAAAAGTCAGGCCCCTCTCTTTCAGCTACTTTGCTCAGCAAATTTCCATTAGGCGGGCCTTTGAACAGACTCAGAAATTGAACAGGGGAGGTGGAAAGAAGGTAAAAGAAGGTTTAGAGTCACAATCAgccattcagcaaacatttaccgAGGGTCTGTTCGACCCAGGAGCCATAGCAgactcaggaaacaaaacaatgtcCTGCCCTTTTCTGGCAGGAGGAAAAAAGACATGAACCAGCAACAATACGACGTGGTCAAATGGGAGAAATCTTGGAGCTCTAGGAACACAGGTCCTTTTCCACAGAAAAGTCGTCCAGGTTTGGGGGACCTTGGGAAGGTTGAGAAAGGGAGGTCTAAGGCCCTGAAGGATGAGTACGAATTAGGGAAAGCGAGGACAAATTACTCCAGACAGAAGAAACGTGGCAGGAGAAACTCAGAGGAGACAAACAGCAAGGAGCAAGTGGGAAACAGAATGTAGCTCAGCATGAAGGGGACCCACGGTGTGATAGGGTCACAGGGGGAAGGACAGTCCTGATTTGTCCAGGACTCAGGGGACATGCAGTGTGATGGGGCCACGGGGGGACAGACCATCTTCATTCGTCCAGGACTAAGGGGACCCATGGTGTGATGGGACCACAGGGGGATGGACCGTCCTGATTCATCTGGACTAAGGGGACCCGTGGTGTGAGGGGGCCACAGGGGAACAGACTCAGGGGTTTCCCAGGACATGGAACCGTCAGTGCTAAAAGTCTCAAGCAAACCGGTAAAGTCAAGCTCATAGACGTGAGGCTGAGAAGGCAACAGACACCACTGCCAGGGAGGCCTCTCTCACTGCCTGCTGGAAGTCATGCAGGTGGTAGGtttcttcttggttttatttcttcctcttgatcaaggaatttttcaaatgataaaaaaaacacatgtagaAAGAAGAGCATAACTCAGCTCACTGAAGGGTTTTAGGGACGGGAACAGCGTTAATGAATCTAACAGTGTAAATgatggagaaggagcaggaggtaAGAATCCCAGCGAAGCACTGAGATGACACAAGTAGCAGGAAGCAGGATTGTGAGGCCGGACAGAGGGGGAGAAACGTAAGCAACAGAAACAAGAAAGGCGGATTTCAATGACGAAGACAATGCAGTAGAGCAAAAACTAACCTAGGtgacatttggaaataaaagtgATAATTATGCAGTAATTTGAAGGAGACAAGAACAAACGAGCAATGGAGCACGGGCTGGGTGAGAAACCAGCCATCCTTTCTTTATTCACCCCTGcagtgaaggagggaaggagaaggcctGTTTCGGCTGAACACAAACACCATGGAAAGGATGGGGGGAAATGTGGGGGGACGAGAGTCCTCCAGTCCTGACTGTGGCAGCGACTGCATCACGGACTGTCTTCCTGTCTGAGGAGACAAACGGACCCAACTCTCAGAGTGAACTCCACCACGTGGACACCACACCTCGACAGAGCCACCTCAAGACAAACACGACAGCGGGGCCTCGGAAGGGACGCTGATGCCCACCTCTCGCCCGCCCCGAGACGCAGCTGCTGCTTACCCTTGTCTCCTTCAGGCTCCAGAACTTCACGCTCCGGCTGGGTGCGCTGCCCCCGCACTGCTTCCACCGGGGCTGCCGCCCCCGCCAGCATCATCTGCTCTTCAGCCTGGCCTGGGTCCTAGGGACATGCGGGGACATGCAGGGACAGTTAGGAACCTGTGGGCTGAGGAGGAAAGTGCTGTTCAGAGAGACACTCCCACgtgagaagaagaaggagaaagccCAGGGGACAAAGAAGAGGCTGGGGAAGCAGCACGGCCGGTCCCTCCCAGGGGACAGCAGGTGACGCTGTGGGACGAGCCAATGGCTCTGAGCACCGGACAGGAAAGAACCCGAACAGGAGCTCCGCAGGCCCTCCCCAGGTGCCCAGCTCATGCCCTCGCCTCTGGCCCCAGGTCCCAACTCCTGCTTTCCTGCAAAAGGGCACATCTGGTCCTCACCGCCTGCTTTCCTGCGTCTCCAAGCTCTGGCTGCAAATCCTCCAGAACCACCACCACCTCGTCCCCGCTCTCCGGATGGTGCTCCCGCACCCGAGCCTGGAGCTCGGCGGGCAGGATGGTCAGGAACTGCTCCAGCACCAGCAGCTCCAGGATCTGCTCCTTGCTGTGCGTCTCAGGCCGCAGCCACTGGCGGCACAGCTCGCGGAGCCGGCGCAGCGCCTCCCGGGGCCCTGTGGTCTCCTCATAGCGCAACTGCCTGAACTGTTTGCACAACggctcctgccccaggcctgTGCCGTCTCCCGGCAGCCGGACTCCCTGTTCCCCAGTAGAGTGGGGATCCCCCTTCATGGTCCGAAGCACCTCCTTCTTCAGATTCAGAGGAGCTGGGGAACGGGCGCCGAGCGGTGCTGTCGCCATCCCCAGTGTCCGCGTGTTTGCTCTCTCTGCTTCAGAAAACTTCCTTTTGATGGTCTCCTCCTGAAAATGTAAAACCAAGAATCACGGAAACAATAACAGTAGTAggaacaataataacaacagcaacacgCCTTGGTTGGGCTTATACATTTGCAATAATCGCtatcaaattttctttctctgaaacaaCCATTCCTAAAAATGGAACACACATACAGAATGAGAAAACTCTGTTCTACAGAAGATTGCCGGCTGACAGAGCAGGAATACCACATctgaaaaatcaccattttgcagcTTGATGAAATAACCAACTGAATCAAGGACCACATGGGCAAAGGCACTGGGCAAAAGAACTGGGTAAAAGGGCATTCTCACGGTCTCAAAGAACCATCATGCTAACTGTGtgttaattacaaagggaaataaatggaGATGTCTGGCAGCCACAAACCTAATCAAATGATCAAGCCTGGCAACAACAGACAACTACTGACCTTCTGCCTTATCACTTATGCAGcattttcactaaatatttaacaTGAATCTAATAATGAGGAGACTTTCTGATAAATCCCAAAGGAATCTTATCTACAACAGACACGGACTCCTCAAAACAGTCgatttcacataaataaaaagtattgttCTGGATTACACAGACATCTAAATGAATTGTGAAAAATGGCTCCTGGGTTTAAAAAGAGCTATAAAACCCAGTTAGGCTCCAAATACAGCTTGCTGTTATATAGTCCAGGATGTGTGCATGGTAAGTCCCAGCTAACacataatgtttttttcttttggtcaaaaAATGGACCTAAGATACAAAAAATCAAatccagagcacctgggtggctcagtcggttaagtgtccgactttggcttaggtcatgattccccagtccgtgggttcgagccccacttcccactctgtgctgacagctcagagcctggagcctgcttcggattctgtgtctccttctctctctgcccctcccccacttgaattcggtctctttctctctcaaaaaaaaaaaaaattaaaattttcttatgacTAGTGAACTTTCAGTTCCTCAGACTTTCAATGCTCTCCTGTTCCTGGGTCCTCCCATGTCTTACTCCTTCCTGGAACACTCCTCATCgtccaattttctcatttgtgccCACACACCCTTCATGTCTCAGCATAATGAAACAGTAAGCCAGCACAACTGttgcatgtacttttttttaattttttaatgttttatttattttggggacagacagagacagcatgagcagaggaggggcagacagagagggagacacagaatccgaggcaggctccagcctctgaactgtcagcatagagcctgatgcggggcttgaacttcggaaccgagagatcatgacctgagccgaagtcagacgattaaccggctgagccacccaggcgccccataactgtTGTATGTACTCTACGAAAGTTatgcatttaatcctcatacaACTGCATCTAATCCTCACACAACTGCATCAAGACACGAGTGCAAATTTCACTGTAGAGAGCAAGGTACCGGGACACGGACAGCTAAATAACTGACACAAGGTCCCAAAGCTCAAGCTCAGATCTTTCCTTCAGTAGCTCTTGCAGCCGCAGGCCAAACCCTTGGGCTGATCGTTGCCTTCTTTCTCACAATGCACAGCTGCTCCAACAGCAAAGCCTGCTGGCTCCACCTTCCAGGTAGGTCAGCAATCTGGCCGCTACTGACCACTTTTCTGGTTCAAGAGCCCCTCGGGTCTCATCTCATCGTGAGTCCCCAACTACAGATGCCCCCCAAAACCTCCACACCACCCCgcacactgagccccgcccacgGTGGCCTGGGGGCCTGGCTACTCCTCCGGTGCGTCAAGCAGGcggttccctctgcctgaaagcTCGTCCCCCAAAGGCCACATCGGTCTCACCATGTCCTTCAGGTTTCTGCTCCAGTACCAGCCTTCGAGGCTTACCTTCGATAGGGATTTAATAATGCGCTCAGGGGACGACGCCTGTGCAGCCGACGCTGTGCCCAGTTCAGCGGACATCTCCCGCCCGGCTCCTTCGTCGCCGAGCGTTTCCCTGCACCCGGGGCCCCACTGCCCCCCAGTCTCGGCCGCAGGCCCTCCCAAGCCCCAGCACTGACGCTACGCACCCGACAGCTGACGAGCAGGCGCAGCCACGCTCGCTCCGGCACCGGCTGCGCTACGCGCCGAGCGCCAACACCCGCTCCCCAGCGCGACGTCGCTTCCGCTCTAGGCACGCGGAGGACCGCGGCTCGATGGTGTCCGGCTCAACGCCACCTACCGCGGTGTGCAGGTGCGCGCGCgggcttttctcttttttaagccGGACTTAATTTCCTTCAAATAAAAACAGGCTAGCCCAGTTCAGTGTTTCCCTGACGAGCCGTCGTTTCCACTTTGCTGCTTCATAAATTAAACACGGTCAcatacttttccatttctccccGATTTAAACAGTCGTTAAACgcgatggcaaaaaaaaaaaaaaaagggtcaacGCATGGggtttcccccctttttttcataGTAGCAAAGATCTGAAGATTAAATTgaacaatgaaaatgtatttgaactGGAATATTTAAGGTAATGAAATTTAAGTCTATTACTGTAAAAGGATAATCTACAATACTTTGCAACGAATGTAGGTTTCAGGGGAAAAAGCATTAGATATCACTTTACCAAAAATTCTACAGAAGAATACAGAATATTCCCTCTTATTCATTTTACCAAAAACTGTATTTAGAGTCTTTGAATGAGGTaagtccttttaaaaatctaaacaaacgTCTGATTAATTAATAGTTTTGAAAAAGCATTAAATATCATACTAATCATTGTTTTATGGCAGGTAATTTATTCAGTGTCTTCAGCATTGAAATgatcagaacaaaataaaaaaaaaaacacctttcatTGTGACAAGGAGAGTTACCCTTTCCTCCTTGGGTGCCAGAAGCTTGGAAGTATCTTTTAAAGTAGCAATGAAACATGTTCACTTTAAAACTTCCTAAGGCAAACAAATCCAATGAATGCAAATATTTTACTAATTAgaacttaacattttttcttgAACAGAAAACTCATgtctgattttctctctttctaaagaaGGGCTTATATATTTTACACCAATTATATAagggaaaactataaaatttaatttaaaaaggaagtaaataggagtgcctgggtggctcagtcacttgagaacccagctcttgatttcagctcagatcatgatctcacggtttgtgggatcaagtcccatgtcacactctgtgctggcagcatggagcctacttgtgattctctctctccctctgtctctctgcccctccccctctcatattctctcaataaacaaacaaacaaacaaataaataaaagtttttaaaaaggaagtaaagatCTTAATTCATTTACTGCCCCTTTCAAACTCACTACGATGACTGGCTTCTTAAATGTCACTCATAGTATCAAGGCTCAGATTATTGGCATTGTATTGAATATTCCATGAAAACCAAAACCAGTAATGCAGGTTAACAAagtatttttacaaaattcaaggtgcacatttttaatttaagtagtCTGTATCTTTTGGAAGGGGTAGATGTagatgagaataaataaaaatgctatttttaccAGGATAGGCTACATGTTGCTaataacaaaaatcaattttcatacttgagattttcattttccagaattatccttagttttgttttgttttttttatttttttaatgttactatttgtttttgagacagacagagacagagcatgagcaggggaggggcagagagagggggagacagagaatctgaaacaggctccaggctgtgagctgtcagcacagagcccgacgcggggctcgaactcacggaccgcgagatcgtgacctgagctgaagtcggacacccaaccaactgagccacccaggcacccccagaattatccttattt
The sequence above is a segment of the Prionailurus bengalensis isolate Pbe53 chromosome B2, Fcat_Pben_1.1_paternal_pri, whole genome shotgun sequence genome. Coding sequences within it:
- the ZSCAN26 gene encoding zinc finger and SCAN domain-containing protein 26 isoform X1, which produces MSAELGTASAAQASSPERIIKSLSKEETIKRKFSEAERANTRTLGMATAPLGARSPAPLNLKKEVLRTMKGDPHSTGEQGVRLPGDGTGLGQEPLCKQFRQLRYEETTGPREALRRLRELCRQWLRPETHSKEQILELLVLEQFLTILPAELQARVREHHPESGDEVVVVLEDLQPELGDAGKQADPGQAEEQMMLAGAAAPVEAVRGQRTQPEREVLEPEGDKGEKTRVENGKVFAETDSCGGVESARKVSEPVEPRSEESHLERQRVEPKEKPEYKCSECGEGFSRHSDLVTHEGAHTRGKLCESAACHSTGLTGRQKIRSREKGHQCHECGKAFQRSSHLVRHQKIHLGEKPYQCKECGKVFSQNTGLLEHLRIHTGEKPYLCIHCGKTFRRSSHLNRHQRIHSQEEPCECQECGKTFSQALLLTHHQRTHSHSGSHRCNECGKAFSLTSDLIRHHRIHTGEKPFKCDICQKAFRLNSHLAQHVRIHKEEKPYECNKCGEAFRQRSGLFQHQRYHHKDSMA
- the ZSCAN26 gene encoding zinc finger and SCAN domain-containing protein 26 isoform X2; protein product: MATAPLGARSPAPLNLKKEVLRTMKGDPHSTGEQGVRLPGDGTGLGQEPLCKQFRQLRYEETTGPREALRRLRELCRQWLRPETHSKEQILELLVLEQFLTILPAELQARVREHHPESGDEVVVVLEDLQPELGDAGKQADPGQAEEQMMLAGAAAPVEAVRGQRTQPEREVLEPEGDKGEKTRVENGKVFAETDSCGGVESARKVSEPVEPRSEESHLERQRVEPKEKPEYKCSECGEGFSRHSDLVTHEGAHTRGKLCESAACHSTGLTGRQKIRSREKGHQCHECGKAFQRSSHLVRHQKIHLGEKPYQCKECGKVFSQNTGLLEHLRIHTGEKPYLCIHCGKTFRRSSHLNRHQRIHSQEEPCECQECGKTFSQALLLTHHQRTHSHSGSHRCNECGKAFSLTSDLIRHHRIHTGEKPFKCDICQKAFRLNSHLAQHVRIHKEEKPYECNKCGEAFRQRSGLFQHQRYHHKDSMA